A region of the Deltaproteobacteria bacterium genome:
CGAGATGACGGCCTTGAGGAATCAACTCCGGGACCGGAGGTACACCCTGAGAAGGCGTCTCATGGATCCGGCAGTGGATCCCTCGGAAATAAGGGCAAAGCAGAAAGAGGTTCTTGCCCTGGAAGATCGGATCCAGGAGAAGATCCTCGACTACCAGCTCAGGGTCAGGGAGATCCTGACACCGGAGCAGTTCAGGCTCTGGGCCTCCCGCAAGCGGTGGGGCCTGGGCCGCCGGCTGTACCTGCGGCGCCGGATGGGTGTGATACGGCGCTAGGCCCTCTGGCAGAAGCAAAGGATGGCAGAAAGACCAAAATCCCGATCACGGCGGATGTCCGTAGGCCCCGTCGACCTCGCCCTGATCTATGGACTCATCACCCTCTTACTGATCGTCAACGGCTTTTTTGAGACCAGAAGAACCCGGAAAAGCCTGACCGAAATACTGGAAAGCCAGGGCAGGACCCTGGCCCAGGGGCTCGAGAAGGAGATTCAGA
Encoded here:
- a CDS encoding periplasmic heavy metal sensor → MKVRALVVFISLFLLGFQLPRTRAQQPMGENRIRRGPPCWVPEDLRLTPEQVEEMKSLERYYLGEMTALRNQLRDRRYTLRRRLMDPAVDPSEIRAKQKEVLALEDRIQEKILDYQLRVREILTPEQFRLWASRKRWGLGRRLYLRRRMGVIRR